ATCTCTCCCACTCTTCATTTTCTGGCCAAATTCCACTTGAGTTTTCAGAAATGTCCGAATTGACTTTCCTTGATTTGTCTGAGAACAATTTGTATGGAGACTTTCCGGTTGCCATTTTCAGTCTACCAGGCCTGCTTTTTCTTTATGTGAGTGACAATCAAAATCTCAGTGGTTACCTTCCAGAGTTCAACAACACAAACCTCTTGAGGGAACTGGATACTGCTTACACAAATTTCTCTGGTAACATTCCGGCCTCAATCGGAAATCTGCAGTCACTGACTAGGTTGCGACTCCGTAATTGCTTTTTTTCTGGATCAATTCCGGCCTCAATTGGTAACTTGACCCAACTCACTTTTTTATCAGTAGGAACTAACATGTTCAATAATTCAGGTGATCTTTCTTGGCTTCACAAGCTAACTAAACTGACTCTGTTAAACCTCGAGGATACAAACTTATATGGTGATATCCCACCATCTCTAGCAAATTTAACACAACTTTTTCATCTTAACCTAAAATATAATTACTTTGTCGGTGAGATCACACCATCTCTTGCAAGCCTAACCCGACTTACTCAATTTAACCTTAATCATAATTACTTTGTGGGTGAAATCCCGTTGTGGCTGATGAACATGACCCAATTAATCAGTTTAGATTTGAGGTATAATGAACTAACAGGTCGAATTCCTCGATCATTTTCTCAGCTCAAAAATCTAGAATATCTTTGTCTGGGTTATAATAACTTTACTGGTGCAGTAGAGGTTGACATTTTTCAGAGTTATAGAAACCTTACCTTTCTTGATCTATCCCGCATAACGTTAATTGACTCCCATCACATTAACTTCACTCTTCCAAAGCTTGAAGTTATATTTTTGAATAGCTGTAACTTAACAGAGTTCCCGTACTTCTTGCAATTCCAGAGTAACTTAAGAATGCTTGGACTGAATGGAAACAATATTGATGGTCATATACCACACTGGATTTGGAATGCAAGTAATAATTTGGAGGCAATTGACCTTTCTCATAACTACCTAACAGCTTTAGAAAGGAATCCATTTGCGATTGCAAGTAAGAGTTTGAGATACATAGACATAAGCAATAATATGCTACAAGGGAATCTCCCAGTTCCACCACCAAATACAAATATATACTCGGCGTATAACAACAGATTAACTGGAGATATTTCACCCATGATATGTGCTGTCATGTCTCTCAAAGTACTAGATTTGTCAAATAACAGCATGAGTGGAACAATTCCACAGTGTCTTGCCAATTCTCTGGAAGCCCTTGTTTTCCAAGACAACAACTTTACTGGTACAATTCCTCAAATGTACCCAAAAGAATGCGACTTGAAGGTGATGGACTTGAGCCAAAACCAGTTAACAGGGGAAGTTCCAAACTCGTTGTCAAATTGTAAAATGTTAAAGATTTTGGACCTATCAAACAACCAAATCAAACAAACTTTCCCTACTTGGTTGGGGACTCTTCCACAACTACAAGTTCTGCTTCTGCATTCCAACATGTTTCATGGGGCAGTTGGAAGTCCAAAGATTCCTTCAGAGTTTCCGATGATGTGCATTATTAATCTCTCTAATAACTTTTTCACTGGTGCTTTGCCTGTGAATTACATCGAGATTTGGAATGCAATGAAAGTTTTCCGTACAGATAAGGAACAATATATAGAGACAATCGTGAGCTTCGAAATGCACAGAGGCAACTTTGTGTACCTTTACAAGCTCCCATATTCCAGCTCAATGGTTCTTAACAACAAAGGTGTAGAGACGGAGTATGAAAAGATTTCCAATATTTTCACTGCTGTTGTACTTTCAACTAACAAATTCACAGGGCAGATTCCAGAATCTCTTGGAAGTCTACAGGCTCTCCAGTTGCTTGATCTTTCAAACAATTATCTCACAGGCCCAATTCCTCCGTCACTCGGGAACCTGACACAGCTTGAATCTTTGGACCTTTCACAGAACAAGCTTTCAGGAGTCATCCCTCAGCAGTTAGCAACACAACTCAATTTTCTCGCTTTCTTCAATGTGTCTCACAACCTCCTACACGGTCACATACCAGAAGGCCCCCAGTTCAAAACATTTGACAGTAGTTCTTACATGGAAAACTCGGGACTTTGTGGATTCCCGATATCTAAGGATTGTGGAACTCAGCTGTCACCGCCTGATGATGACGAGGATGATTCTGATGAAGACACGTTTCCAAGTGGATTTGATTGGTTATTCATATTAGTAGGACTTGGAAGTGGGCTTGTTATCGGATATGTTATGGGAGACATCATAACAGATAGACACCCCTGGCTGATTCGGAAGATTGTTCACAAGTTTGGAAGGACACAAAAGAAACCAAGGATGCAAAAGAGGCAGATCATTCGGGCTTAGGAAACAGGTCTGCCATAACGGTACTTGG
The sequence above is drawn from the Apium graveolens cultivar Ventura chromosome 2, ASM990537v1, whole genome shotgun sequence genome and encodes:
- the LOC141706622 gene encoding receptor-like protein 6 — protein: MAASHSFTLLILLFLLHFFHFITISHTIDTAKSCHDHERSALLHFKQSLFTSSSSPAYSKTSSWKSRGNGSSDCCLWDGVECDDATGYVIGLDLSSSLITATLHSNSTLFSLVHLQNLNLADNDFMNSFIPPEISRLSSLSSLNLSHSSFSGQIPLEFSEMSELTFLDLSENNLYGDFPVAIFSLPGLLFLYVSDNQNLSGYLPEFNNTNLLRELDTAYTNFSGNIPASIGNLQSLTRLRLRNCFFSGSIPASIGNLTQLTFLSVGTNMFNNSGDLSWLHKLTKLTLLNLEDTNLYGDIPPSLANLTQLFHLNLKYNYFVGEITPSLASLTRLTQFNLNHNYFVGEIPLWLMNMTQLISLDLRYNELTGRIPRSFSQLKNLEYLCLGYNNFTGAVEVDIFQSYRNLTFLDLSRITLIDSHHINFTLPKLEVIFLNSCNLTEFPYFLQFQSNLRMLGLNGNNIDGHIPHWIWNASNNLEAIDLSHNYLTALERNPFAIASKSLRYIDISNNMLQGNLPVPPPNTNIYSAYNNRLTGDISPMICAVMSLKVLDLSNNSMSGTIPQCLANSLEALVFQDNNFTGTIPQMYPKECDLKVMDLSQNQLTGEVPNSLSNCKMLKILDLSNNQIKQTFPTWLGTLPQLQVLLLHSNMFHGAVGSPKIPSEFPMMCIINLSNNFFTGALPVNYIEIWNAMKVFRTDKEQYIETIVSFEMHRGNFVYLYKLPYSSSMVLNNKGVETEYEKISNIFTAVVLSTNKFTGQIPESLGSLQALQLLDLSNNYLTGPIPPSLGNLTQLESLDLSQNKLSGVIPQQLATQLNFLAFFNVSHNLLHGHIPEGPQFKTFDSSSYMENSGLCGFPISKDCGTQLSPPDDDEDDSDEDTFPSGFDWLFILVGLGSGLVIGYVMGDIITDRHPWLIRKIVHKFGRTQKKPRMQKRQIIRA